The sequence GAAGGCTGAGGTAATAGCCATTATACGATGCCCGCATCTTAGAACTCGGCTACCTGACTTAATCTGCAGAAACTTGAAAGGAAGGGCTTGGCCACTTCACTCTTCATCGAGAGCGCTACTCTCGCCTTGAGTGTATGTTGGGAGTTCGGTCTTCTGAATCACCCTGAGACTCAAGGTTAAATATGGTGGTGGGGGAAGGATTCGAACCTTCGAAGTCGATGACGGCAGATTTACAGTCTGCTCCCTTTGGCCGCTCGGGAACCCCACCTAATTTTTAATACTTGAATGGTGCCGGCACCAAGAGTCGAACTCGGGACCTACTGATTACAAGTCAGTTGCTCTACCAACTGAGCTATGCCGGCATCAAGTGCAGCGCATTCTAGGTAGAGTGGGCTTATGATGCAACAAAAAAATCGCATAACTTGCCCTTTCGCTCATAAAACAGCCGTTTTTTAAGCGCCAGATGTATTATTGACCAAGGTCAGCTTAATTCACACTCAGAATTTTGGTTATTCTAACCCATCCTACCAAGCCGTCTCATATCTTATTGCCGGATAATTTTATCCTCCACAGCACCAAAATGAAGAAAACGCCCCATTAGAGTGCATCGACACAAAAAATAGTGCTCCAATTCTGATAATCACACGGTTACATATTTGGCTTGTTTATTGCTTAAATTTATTGCTTAAAAGTAAATATATGCGCAGACCGGTAGTCGGAAAGGAGTTTTATCATGAAAATAGTCTTACTTAATGCAGCGACATTGCCTATATATCGGACTGAACTGGCACATTTGCTGATAGATGCCGTATCTCACGGGGCTTCAATAGGTTACAGCTCACATGCTCTTTCACAAGATGAGGCCGAAAACTACTACCACAGCCTTCGACCGGCCATCACTAAGGGTTCGTTACTATTGTGGATAGCACGTGATGACATCGGGATTGTGGGCACTATCCAATTAGATCTGTGCCAAAAGCCGAATGGTTTAAATCGAGCTGAAGTACAAAAGTTATTAGTTCATAGTCGTAGCCGACGTGCCGGGATTGGACATAAATTGATTATTGCGCTGGAGAATACCGCGGTTCAACTTCGCCGCGGATTACTCTATCTCGATACCGAAGCAGGTTCCCCAG comes from Yersinia canariae and encodes:
- a CDS encoding GNAT family N-acetyltransferase, translated to MKIVLLNAATLPIYRTELAHLLIDAVSHGASIGYSSHALSQDEAENYYHSLRPAITKGSLLLWIARDDIGIVGTIQLDLCQKPNGLNRAEVQKLLVHSRSRRAGIGHKLIIALENTAVQLRRGLLYLDTEAGSPAESFYRAQGYRCMGEIPDYACTPDGCYHPTAIYFKRLFAVNQTHTAIAS